From Rhea pennata isolate bPtePen1 chromosome 37, bPtePen1.pri, whole genome shotgun sequence, a single genomic window includes:
- the NGDN gene encoding neuroguidin — protein sequence MAADVAEALALLAALRDQAAAVTAHARTLLRRVREGQFRTEQGLSLLELRPQLLLLYLQDLALLAGAKVGGASLGAAPALPRLLETRVVLEKMRPLEQRLKHQVEKLLRAAAAGAAGDNDPLRFRPAPGNLVTRQEEEEEEEEEEGAGGPKAPGLGGGRRYVPPRLVPVQYEEAGAARAARAQERLRRRALSSAVLRELREELSEGPEELPGGPQPHGGRLLRERTRYEEAMLVRLGESRRERGRRRAAAAAGERLDAITRFGAAGALLAPGEQEAPPRKRKKLPARRKKAGFRRRR from the exons ATGGCGGCGGACGTGGCGGAggcgctggcgctgctggcggcgCTGCGGGACCAG GCTGCCGCCGTCACGGCGCATGCGCGGACGCTGCTGCGGCGGGTGCGGGAGGGGCAGTTCCGCACCGAGCAG ggcctGTCGCTGCTGGAGCTCCgcccccagctgctgctgctctaccTGCAGGACctggcgctgctggcggggGCCAAGGTGGGCGGGGCCTCGctgggggcggccccggccctgccccgccTCCTGGAGACCCGCGTG GTGCTGGAGAAGATGCGGCCGCTGGAGCAGCGGCTCAAGCACCAGGTGGAGAAActgctgcgggcggcggccgccgggg ccgCAGGTGACAACGACCCGCTGCGCTTCCGCCCCGCCCCTGGCAACCTGGTGACACGG caggaggaagaggaggaggaggaagaggaggaaggagcagggggCCCAAAGGCGCCGGGCCTGGGCGGGGGGCGCAGATACGTCCCCCCCCGCCTGGTGCCGGTGCAGTACG AggaggcgggggcggcgcgggcggcgcgggcgcaggagcggctccggcggcgggcgctgagCAGCGCGGTGCTGCGGGAGCTGCGCGAGGAGCTGAGCGAGGGCCCCGAGGAGCTGCCCGGGGGGccgcagccccacggcgggCGGCTGCTGCGCGAGAG GACGCGCTACGAGGAGGCCATGCTGGTGCGGCTGGGCGAGagccggcgggagcggggccggcggcgggcggcggcggcggcgggcgagcgcCTCGACGCCATCACCCGCttcggcgccgccggcgccctccTGGCCCCCGGCGAGCAG GAGGCGCCGccgaggaagaggaagaagctgCCGGCGAGGAGAAAGAAGGCGG gTTTCCGCCGGCGACGCTGA
- the ACIN1 gene encoding LOW QUALITY PROTEIN: apoptotic chromatin condensation inducer in the nucleus (The sequence of the model RefSeq protein was modified relative to this genomic sequence to represent the inferred CDS: deleted 2 bases in 1 codon) yields the protein MADGEEVTLDGRPLHLLRVADLKAALEQRGLAKSGQKSALVKRLRGALMLENLQKHSTPHATFQPNSQIGEEMSQNSFIKQYLEKQQELLQQRLEREAREAAELEASGRSCPASREGDDSDEEGARRQERRSGRVRQARAAKAPESGPASGREERETPPRSRRGAARPPLKPGEEEEEEEEDEEEEEEEEEEEEEEEEEEEEEQRAAVGPAGPEEGGAASPAAPQAPPPPCPAAGSPPAPQQAEPAATAAAAATAAPPGVPPAATSAPQDPGDPGDPSPRREQPAAEAGASPSPPRLTEGAAPPAPHGEEEPPPPLLTKEPPAATAAAETPAAPRGRSPSPPARRRRRASSGSSSASGTSESASPPRRPSRSPSGSRSSSAGSRKGGLEGPQGPGGVVCPPPQPDPESEEPAAPMEPGPPGAGASPPRPPPERPTDAERPEGPAQPKAFKRKISVVSAAKGAASGSSDTEGGGGGRRRRGGGRKRRWGASTACTQKRPSISITTESLKSLIPEMKAGGGQEAVVDLHADDGRLSEEEAERPGEPPAPAPSSSSSSSSAREPPLKICRTVTQVVPAEGQENGQGEEEEDDEEEEEEEEEKAAAEERPEAPAPAEVALPPPAEHEVKKVTLGETRTRRSISQQRLGVSVTIDDPVRAAQAPSPPRAAPTPIVHVCNLVRPFTLGQLKELLGRTGRLLDDGFWIDKIKSHCYVTYASVEEALCTRNALHGVKWPQSNPKVLAADFAQQEELDFHRGLGPERAEGASEEAGPRGAGREAGGGGAGGGRAPREAERAQWAEREREMERRERTRAEREWDRDKGPPRSRSRSRSRSGSAPREPRPRHRPPDKDRPRSRERRPDKKEKPPEEPPAKLLDDLFRKTKAAPCIYWLPLTDTQFVQKQAERAARARERERRRKEQEEEEQRQRGRQPERDKGRRDGAHHHHHHHHHHHHRHHHHAPPPQPPPPPPPHHRDGHHRADGADGAHHHHHHRADAGSHHRERPAAAAAAAATTAAAGTTATTTTTAAGTTAATTTAGTTAAGPAAPAERARRDAKRRSRSRSRSTPVRDRGGRR from the exons CGGCTTGGCCAAGAGCGGCCAGAAGAGCGCCCTGGTCAAGCGGCTCCGCGGG GCGCTGATGCTCGAGAATCTCCAGAAGCACTCGACGCCCCACGCCACCTTCCAGCCCAACTCCCAG ATCGGTGAGGAGATGAGCCAGAACAGCTTCATCAAGCAGTAcctggagaagcagcaggagctgctgcagcagcgcCTGGAGCGGGAAGCGCGCGAGGCCGCCGAGCTGGAGG CCTCGGGGAGGAGCTGCCCCGCGTCGCGTGAGGGTGACGACTCGGACGAGGAAGGCGCCCGTCGGCAGGAGCGGCGCTCCGGCAGGGTCCGGCAG GCCCGAGCTGCCAAAGCCCCCGAAAGCGGCCCGGCCAGTGGCCGGGAGGAGCGGGAAACGCCGCCCCGAAgccgccgtggggcagcccggcCCCCGCTGAAACctggcgaggaggaggaggaggaggaagaagatgaggaagaagaagaggaggaagaggaggaggaggaggaagaggaagaagaagaagaggaggagcagCGAGCGGCTGTGGGGCCAGCCGGCCCCGAAGAGGGgggcgccgccagccccgccgccccccaagcgccgccgcccccctgcCCGGCCGCGGGGTCCCCGCCGGCCCCCCAGCAAGCAGAGCCGGCGGCCACCGCTGCGGCCGCTGccaccgccgcccccccgggggtgccccccgccgccaccTCCGCCCCCCAGGATCCGGGCGATCCCGGCGACCCGTCTCCCCGCCGAGAGCAGCCCGCGGCGGAGGCCGGGGCCTCGCCGTCGCCCCCGCGGCTCACGGAaggggcggcgccgccggccccccaCGGCgaggaggagccgccgccgccgctgctcaCCAAGGAGCctcccgccgccaccgccgccgccgagacgccggcggccccgcggggccgttcgccctcgccgcccgcccgccgccgccgccgcgcttcCTCGGGCTCCTCCTCGGCCTCCGGCACCTCCGAGTCGGcctcgccgccgcgccgcccctcgcGCTCCCCGTCGGGCTCCCGCTccagcagcgccggcagcaggAAG ggcGGCCTGGAGGGGCCCCAGGGCCCCGGGGGGGTCGTGTGCCCCCCGCCACAGCCGGACCCGGAGAG CGAGGAGCCGGCGGCGCCCATGGAGCCGGgcccccccggggcgggcgccagccccccacggccgccccccgAGCGCCCCACGGACGCCGAGCGCCCGGAG ggcccggcccAGCCCAAGGCCTTCAAGAGGAAGATCTCCGTGGTCT CGGCCGCCAAGGGGGCGGCGTCGGGCAGCAGCGACacggagggcggcgggggggggcggcggcggcgg ggggggggccgcaAGCGGCGCTGGGGGGCCTCCACCGCCTGCACCCAGAAGCGGCCCTCCATCAGCATCACCACCGAGTCCCTCAAG aGCCTGATCCCGGAGATGaaggcgggcggcgggcaggAGGCCGTGGTGGACCTGCACGCCGACGACGGGCGCCTCTCGGAGGAGGAGGCCGAGCGGCCCGGagagccgccggcgccggcgccgtcGTCCTCGTCGTCCTCGTCGTCGGCCCGCGAGCCGCCGCTCAAGATCTGCCGCACCGTGACCCAG GTGGTGCCGGCCGAGGGGCAGGAGAACGGGcagggcgaggaggaggaggacgacgaggaggaggaggaggaggaggaggagaaggcggCCGCGGAGGAGCGGCCCgaggcgccggcgccggccgagGTGGCCCTGCCCCCCCCCGCTGAGCACGAGGTCAAGAAAG TGACGCTGGGCGAGACGCGGACGCGGCGCTCCATCagccagcagcgcctgggcgTCTCCGTCACCATCGACGACCCCGTGCGGGCGGCCCAGGCGCCCtcgcccccccgcgccgcccccacCCCCATCGTCCACGTCTGCAACCTG GTTCGTCCCTTCACGCTGGggcagctgaaggagctgctgggCCGCACGGGGCGGCTGCTCGACGACGGCTTCTGGATCGACAAGATCAAGTCGCACTGCTACGTCACG taCGCCTCGGTGGAGGAGGCCCTGTGCACCCGCAACGCTCTGCACGGCGTCAAGTGGCCCCAGTCGAACCCCAAGGTGCTGGCGGCCGATTTCGCCCAGCAGGAGGAG CTGGACTTCCACCGGGGGCTGGGCCCGGAGCGGGCGGAGGGCGCGTCGGAGgaggcggggccgcggggggcggggcgcgaggcgggcgggggcggggccggcgggggccgcgccccCCGGGAGGCGGAGCGTGCCCAGTGggcggagcgggagcgggagaTGGAGCGGCGGGAGCGGACGCGGGCGGAGCGCGAGTGGGACCGCGACAaggggccgccccgctcccgctcccgctcccgctcccgctccggcTCCGCCCCCCgcgagccccgcccccggcaCCGCCCCCCGGACAAGGACCGCCCCCGCTCCCGCGAGCGGCGCCCCGACAAGAAAG aGAAGCCCCCCGAGGAGCCGCCGGCGAAGCTGCTGGACGACCTGTTCCGCAAGACCAAGGCGGCGCCCTGCATCTATTGGCTGCCGCTGACCGACACCCAG TTCGTGCAGAAGCaggcggagcgggcggcgcgggcgcgggagCGCGAGCGGCGCcgcaaggagcaggaggaggaggagcagcggcagcgcgggcggcaGCCCGAGCGCGACAAGGGCCGCCGCGACGGcgcccaccaccaccaccaccaccaccaccaccaccaccaccgccaccaccaccacgcgccgccgccgcagccgccgccgccgccgccgccgcaccaCCGCGACGGGCACCACCGCGCCGACGGCGCCGACGGtgcccaccaccaccaccaccaccgcgCCGATGCCGGCAGTCACCACCGCGagcggcccgccgccgccgccgccgccgccgctaccaccgccgccgccggcacaACCGCCACAACCACCACAACCGCCGCCGGCACAACCGCCGCCACAACCACCGCCGGCACgaccgccgccggccccgcggcgcccgccgagCGCGCCCGCCGCGACGCCAAgcgccgcagccgcagccgcagccgcagcaCCCCCGTGCGGGACCGGGGCGGCCGGCGgtga